A stretch of the Gemmatirosa kalamazoonensis genome encodes the following:
- a CDS encoding nuclear transport factor 2 family protein yields the protein MHLARRSLLALLLSAFALPARAGAQILPGAKAADAMGDFSARVRAAIDTTLRKWEQGVAARDAAGVARLYLPTAGLYPSFGAPIQGRQALTDAYAHVLPRISQPHFVAERVTVSGELAAVAAELTYQVAFASGGSYERRERVQLAMRHIWNEGWLIELQSGGDLAPSVAWVRAPHPTRRPGETDTVTVRVTDALGGGIPDVLVAFGGDDAGAFAPAGVRTDARGEATAYLTAAAEPSVGEVRVTTAIEPHEALLALVRTVVPGETTSPDGRPGVPRP from the coding sequence ATGCATCTCGCACGTCGTAGCCTGCTGGCCCTCCTGCTTTCCGCCTTCGCCCTCCCGGCGCGCGCCGGCGCCCAGATCCTGCCCGGCGCGAAGGCCGCCGACGCGATGGGCGACTTCTCCGCCCGCGTCCGCGCAGCGATCGACACCACGCTCCGGAAGTGGGAGCAGGGGGTGGCGGCGCGCGACGCGGCGGGCGTGGCGCGGCTCTATCTGCCGACGGCCGGCCTCTACCCGAGCTTCGGGGCGCCGATCCAGGGGCGGCAGGCGCTCACCGACGCGTACGCCCACGTCCTCCCGCGCATCTCCCAGCCGCACTTCGTCGCCGAGCGGGTGACGGTGAGCGGCGAGCTGGCGGCGGTCGCGGCGGAGCTCACCTATCAGGTCGCGTTCGCGAGCGGCGGGAGCTACGAGCGCCGTGAGCGGGTGCAGCTCGCCATGCGCCACATCTGGAACGAGGGGTGGCTCATCGAGCTGCAGAGCGGCGGCGACCTCGCGCCGAGCGTCGCCTGGGTGCGGGCGCCGCATCCCACGCGGCGGCCGGGGGAGACCGACACCGTGACGGTCCGCGTCACCGACGCCCTCGGCGGCGGCATCCCCGACGTGCTCGTGGCGTTCGGCGGCGACGACGCGGGGGCATTCGCGCCGGCCGGGGTGCGCACCGACGCGCGCGGGGAAGCGACCGCCTATCTCACCGCCGCCGCCGAGCCGAGCGTGGGCGAGGTGCGGGTCACCACGGCGATCGAGCCGCACGAGGCCCTGCTCGCGCTCGTGCGGACCGTGGTGCCGGGCGAGACGACGTCGCCCGACGGCCGCCCGGGCGTGCCGCGGCCGTAG
- a CDS encoding sensor histidine kinase has protein sequence MSRHPILQTWTSRRLRWAAVGWVVLALVEYGVVVSSTSSAPPPRRLLPFYGSIALLWTALTPLVAWWERPRGNHMSVVARILVVLAGVTAAGVLDSMARRLVLVAEGMPPWTPFWATWLYFIDVTAAQYCAIVLATRVLGAHDAVVARTRAELVLRAQLARTRLSYLEAQLQPHFLFNALGAVSELAYEAPAAAARMLRQLASLLRTATERRGEEVTLDEELATLEPYLDIQRIRFADWLRIEQLVSPEARGVLVPRLVLQPLVENAIKHGLVGRSSRGRIEILARVEDRVLHVAVRDNGVGLGAAGHTPGHGIGLRNVRERLAALYGGAWRLTLDALPSGGTSVALSIPARRPTRDDDAGTASFGAPDAGRVVEAMRRHPAAATVLGWFLWGSAWVGQSRAYLVLRGRLAEAAMPRVLVTHFAGAALWAVATPIVVWLARRFPVEGRTAPWRAIAHLALATIVALAHALTWRALLGALLRPADQPQWPEAYVTAIFVSVLAYFILLGVGHYGSAMQWLRERENTAASLRAELAESRLHAATSRAQPEALVRELERLAEEVVHDTAGTERAIASLADNLREALDANVSRQALAAAAAVTGEHAIAQPVR, from the coding sequence TTGAGCCGACACCCGATCCTGCAGACCTGGACGTCGCGGCGCCTGCGCTGGGCCGCGGTCGGATGGGTGGTGCTCGCGCTCGTCGAGTACGGCGTGGTGGTGAGCTCCACGTCGTCCGCGCCGCCGCCGCGCCGGCTGCTCCCGTTCTACGGCTCGATCGCGCTGCTGTGGACCGCGCTGACGCCGCTCGTCGCGTGGTGGGAGCGCCCGCGCGGCAACCACATGTCGGTGGTCGCGCGGATCCTCGTCGTGCTCGCCGGCGTCACCGCGGCGGGCGTGCTCGACTCCATGGCGCGCCGGCTGGTGCTCGTCGCGGAGGGGATGCCGCCGTGGACGCCGTTCTGGGCGACGTGGCTCTACTTCATCGACGTCACGGCGGCGCAGTACTGCGCGATCGTGCTCGCGACGCGCGTGCTCGGCGCGCACGACGCGGTCGTCGCGCGCACGCGGGCGGAGCTGGTGCTGCGCGCGCAGCTCGCGCGCACGCGGCTGTCGTACCTCGAGGCGCAGCTGCAGCCGCACTTCCTGTTCAACGCGCTCGGCGCCGTCTCGGAGCTCGCCTACGAGGCGCCCGCGGCGGCGGCGCGCATGCTCCGTCAGCTCGCCTCGCTGCTGCGCACGGCGACCGAGCGGCGCGGCGAGGAGGTCACGCTCGACGAGGAGCTCGCGACGCTCGAGCCGTACCTCGACATCCAGCGCATTCGGTTCGCCGACTGGCTCCGCATCGAGCAGCTCGTGAGCCCCGAGGCGCGCGGCGTGCTCGTGCCGCGGCTCGTGCTGCAGCCGCTCGTGGAGAACGCGATCAAGCACGGCCTCGTGGGCCGGTCGTCGCGCGGGCGCATCGAGATCCTCGCGCGCGTGGAGGACCGCGTGCTGCACGTCGCGGTGCGCGACAACGGCGTGGGCCTCGGCGCGGCGGGGCACACCCCGGGGCACGGCATCGGGCTGCGCAACGTGCGCGAGCGGCTCGCCGCGCTGTACGGCGGCGCGTGGCGCCTCACGCTCGACGCGCTGCCGAGCGGCGGGACGTCGGTGGCGCTGTCGATCCCGGCGCGGCGCCCGACGCGCGACGACGACGCGGGCACGGCGTCGTTCGGCGCGCCGGACGCGGGACGCGTCGTCGAGGCGATGCGCCGCCATCCCGCGGCGGCGACGGTCCTCGGCTGGTTCCTGTGGGGCTCGGCGTGGGTGGGGCAGAGCCGCGCGTACCTCGTGCTGCGCGGGCGGCTCGCGGAGGCGGCGATGCCGCGCGTGCTCGTGACGCACTTCGCCGGCGCGGCGCTGTGGGCGGTCGCGACGCCGATCGTGGTGTGGCTCGCGCGACGCTTCCCGGTGGAGGGACGCACCGCGCCGTGGCGCGCCATCGCGCACCTCGCGCTCGCGACGATCGTCGCGCTCGCCCACGCGCTCACGTGGCGCGCGCTGCTCGGCGCGCTGCTGCGTCCCGCCGACCAGCCGCAGTGGCCCGAGGCGTACGTCACCGCGATCTTCGTGAGCGTGCTGGCGTACTTCATCCTGTTAGGCGTCGGCCACTACGGGAGCGCGATGCAGTGGCTGCGCGAGCGGGAGAACACCGCGGCGTCGCTCCGCGCGGAGCTCGCCGAGTCGCGGCTCCACGCGGCGACGTCGCGCGCCCAGCCCGAGGCGCTCGTGCGCGAGCTGGAGCGCCTGGCCGAGGAGGTCGTGCACGACACGGCCGGCACCGAGCGCGCGATCGCGTCGCTCGCCGACAACCTGCGCGAGGCGCTCGACGCGAACGTGTCGCGCCAGGCCCTCGCCGCGGCCGCCGCCGTCACCGGCGAACACGCCATCGCCCAACCCGTCCGATGA
- a CDS encoding DUF5916 domain-containing protein, protein MHRPLLVPAIVAGLAATPFSGAPAQAPRAARTAGGEVAAPSSLRAVHRAGSVTLDGRLDEAAWAAAPAYSDFTQSWPQPGKPAADSMSVRVLFDESAIYVGARMYDAHPDSIAAQLARRDASQIYSDWVHVIIDSYHDRRTAFRFTVNPKGVQKDVYTSNDGNEDVNWDAVWECATRVDSLGWVAEYRIPLSQLRYGSAEPGAPREWGFQVMRDVARRNERDSFSPWTPQMGGFVSLFGTLTGLDALPTARHLELVPYVSSKATRAPGSRQNPFFHATDVAPNVGGDVRYGLPGGLTLTATINPDFGQVEVDPAVVNLTAFETFFPEKRPFFLEGSDVFQFGNIRSQNSYAGATFLYSRRIGRPPSLSGNGPGVAFADAPDQTRILGAAKVSGKHGPWTVGLLDAVTAREVADIASPSGALGTSPVEPRADYFAGRVRRDFRGGQTVVGAMLTGVDRDLSDDVFAPLLARRGGFGGVDFEHSWQRRKYYLSGYFAQSLVQGSASVITGLQRNSIHYYQRPDADYVDVNPSRTSLGGHISALALQKTGEWFGSLTMQDGSPGFDINDVGFHSRVDYRAVSALYGYSTNRATKHFRSRSIFAYQNSAWNWGGASIYQSVNGSASGTLSNFWNVNARAGVQPDRYNDKLLRGGPLALQPRGWNVSASVTNDTRKAVWFNPFLSYNGDASGAHNASYGLYVDSRPTTTLHLTFGPTLGATYGTSQYVRGVSDATATSTYGTRYVFADLHQQTLSLDTRVEWTLTRTLSLQTYVQPFVSAGRYDAFKEFATPRTYDFAVYGRDRGTIDRAPNGTYTVDPDGAAGPAKSFVFPDPTFNVRSLRGNAVARWEYRPGSALFVVWQQQRSGFDAVGDFDAGRDVGAIFRTRPTNVFLVKATYWFSP, encoded by the coding sequence ATGCACCGTCCCCTCCTCGTCCCCGCGATCGTCGCGGGGCTCGCCGCCACCCCCTTCTCCGGCGCTCCGGCGCAGGCGCCGCGCGCCGCCCGGACCGCCGGCGGCGAGGTCGCCGCCCCCTCCTCGCTGCGCGCCGTCCACCGCGCGGGGAGCGTGACGCTCGACGGGAGGCTCGACGAGGCAGCGTGGGCAGCGGCGCCGGCGTACTCCGACTTCACCCAGAGCTGGCCGCAGCCGGGAAAGCCCGCCGCGGACTCGATGTCGGTGCGGGTCCTGTTCGACGAGTCGGCGATCTACGTCGGGGCGCGGATGTACGATGCGCACCCGGACTCCATCGCCGCGCAGCTCGCGCGGCGTGACGCGTCGCAGATCTACTCCGACTGGGTGCACGTCATCATCGACAGCTACCACGACCGGCGCACCGCGTTCCGCTTCACGGTCAATCCGAAGGGCGTGCAGAAGGACGTCTACACGTCGAACGACGGGAACGAGGACGTGAACTGGGACGCCGTGTGGGAGTGCGCGACGCGCGTCGACTCGCTCGGCTGGGTCGCGGAGTACCGCATCCCGCTGTCGCAGCTCCGGTATGGGAGCGCGGAGCCGGGCGCGCCGCGCGAGTGGGGCTTCCAGGTCATGCGCGACGTCGCGCGCCGCAACGAGCGCGACTCGTTCTCCCCGTGGACGCCGCAGATGGGCGGCTTCGTGTCGCTGTTCGGCACGCTCACGGGGCTCGACGCGCTGCCGACGGCGCGGCACCTGGAGCTCGTGCCGTACGTGAGCAGCAAGGCGACGCGGGCGCCGGGCTCGCGGCAGAACCCGTTCTTCCACGCGACCGACGTGGCGCCCAACGTCGGCGGCGACGTGCGCTACGGGCTGCCGGGCGGCCTCACGCTCACGGCGACGATCAACCCCGACTTCGGGCAGGTCGAGGTCGATCCCGCGGTCGTGAACCTCACCGCGTTCGAGACGTTCTTCCCCGAGAAGCGGCCGTTCTTCCTCGAGGGATCCGACGTCTTCCAGTTCGGCAACATCCGGTCGCAGAACAGCTACGCCGGCGCGACGTTCCTGTACTCGCGCCGCATCGGGCGGCCGCCGTCGCTCTCCGGCAACGGGCCCGGCGTCGCGTTCGCCGATGCGCCCGACCAGACGCGCATCCTCGGCGCGGCGAAGGTGAGCGGCAAGCACGGGCCGTGGACGGTGGGACTGCTCGATGCGGTCACAGCGCGCGAGGTGGCCGACATCGCGAGCCCGTCGGGGGCGTTGGGCACCTCCCCGGTGGAGCCGCGCGCGGACTACTTCGCCGGACGCGTGCGGCGCGACTTCCGCGGCGGGCAGACCGTCGTCGGCGCGATGCTCACCGGCGTCGACCGCGATCTCTCGGACGACGTGTTCGCGCCGCTGCTCGCGCGCCGCGGCGGCTTCGGCGGCGTGGACTTCGAGCACTCGTGGCAGCGCCGCAAGTACTACCTCAGCGGCTACTTCGCGCAGAGCCTCGTGCAGGGGAGCGCGAGCGTCATCACGGGCCTCCAGCGCAACAGCATCCATTACTATCAGCGGCCCGACGCCGACTACGTGGACGTGAACCCGAGCCGCACGTCGCTCGGCGGGCACATCTCGGCGCTCGCGCTCCAGAAGACCGGCGAGTGGTTCGGCTCCCTCACCATGCAGGACGGGAGCCCGGGGTTCGACATCAACGACGTCGGCTTCCACTCGCGCGTCGACTACCGCGCCGTGTCGGCGCTGTACGGCTACTCGACGAACCGCGCCACGAAGCACTTTCGCTCCCGCTCGATCTTCGCGTACCAGAACAGCGCGTGGAACTGGGGCGGCGCGTCGATCTACCAGTCGGTGAACGGGAGCGCGAGCGGCACGCTGAGCAACTTCTGGAACGTGAACGCGCGCGCCGGCGTGCAGCCCGACCGGTACAACGACAAGCTGCTGCGCGGCGGGCCGCTCGCGCTGCAGCCGCGGGGCTGGAACGTGAGCGCGAGCGTCACGAACGACACGCGCAAGGCGGTGTGGTTCAACCCGTTCCTGAGCTACAACGGCGACGCGTCGGGCGCGCACAACGCGTCGTACGGCCTGTACGTCGACTCGCGGCCGACCACCACGCTGCACCTCACGTTCGGCCCGACGCTCGGCGCGACGTACGGCACGTCGCAATACGTGCGCGGCGTGAGCGACGCGACGGCGACGAGCACCTACGGCACGCGCTACGTGTTCGCCGATCTGCACCAGCAGACGCTGTCGCTCGACACGCGCGTGGAGTGGACGCTCACCCGCACGCTGAGCCTCCAGACGTACGTGCAGCCGTTCGTGTCGGCGGGGCGCTACGACGCGTTCAAGGAGTTCGCGACGCCGCGGACGTACGACTTCGCGGTGTACGGCCGCGACCGTGGGACGATCGACCGCGCGCCTAACGGGACGTACACGGTGGACCCCGACGGCGCGGCCGGCCCGGCGAAGTCGTTCGTCTTCCCCGATCCGACGTTCAACGTGCGCTCGTTGCGCGGCAACGCGGTGGCCCGGTGGGAGTACCGTCCAGGCTCCGCGCTGTTCGTCGTGTGGCAGCAGCAGCGCAGCGGCTTCGACGCGGTCGGCGACTTCGACGCGGGGCGCGACGTCGGCGCGATCTTCCGCACGCGGCCGACGAACGTGTTCCTGGTGAAGGCCACCTACTGGTTCAGCCCTTGA
- a CDS encoding PEP-CTERM sorting domain-containing protein produces MLQAPRRIGTALLAVTCSVGAATAGAQVVTYSAHDSHAGVLGPNSSAAQLSFLSATGGAVGMTFESALPTGVGIVGGTITNDAVCAARLCGFNTTAGGQSFLFQYGQSATFTFATPIDYFGAYFGGVQMLNSIEFTDVHGNQVVPIPFSHEAGGSFVGFTSAGAAISSVTINARASGTGDIITVDDVIFGTLVTSVPEPATWPLVMSGFAGLALLAERRRRRA; encoded by the coding sequence ATGCTCCAGGCTCCCCGCAGGATCGGCACGGCGCTACTCGCCGTCACCTGCTCGGTCGGCGCCGCAACGGCCGGCGCGCAGGTAGTCACGTACTCCGCCCACGACTCCCATGCCGGCGTCTTGGGGCCGAACTCCTCGGCGGCCCAGCTCAGCTTCCTGAGCGCGACGGGCGGCGCGGTCGGGATGACGTTCGAGTCGGCGCTCCCGACCGGCGTCGGCATCGTCGGCGGCACGATCACCAACGATGCGGTCTGCGCGGCGAGGCTCTGCGGCTTCAACACGACGGCGGGGGGACAGAGCTTCCTGTTCCAGTACGGCCAGTCCGCCACGTTCACGTTCGCGACGCCCATCGACTACTTCGGGGCGTACTTCGGCGGCGTGCAGATGCTGAACAGCATCGAGTTCACCGACGTGCACGGAAACCAGGTCGTGCCGATCCCGTTCTCCCACGAGGCCGGCGGCTCCTTCGTCGGCTTCACGAGCGCCGGCGCGGCGATCTCCTCCGTCACGATCAACGCGCGGGCGAGCGGCACCGGCGACATCATCACGGTGGACGACGTCATCTTCGGCACCCTGGTGACGAGCGTGCCCGAGCCGGCCACGTGGCCCCTCGTGATGAGCGGGTTCGCGGGCCTCGCGCTCCTGGCCGAGCGCCGGCGGCGTCGCGCGTGA